The following coding sequences are from one Paenibacillus sp. FSL R5-0912 window:
- a CDS encoding sensor domain-containing diguanylate cyclase, with protein MSLNLRTLFATAFAVIIILLTALLSYVIGHRSTQSVEISIGSSLAEEAYQMSEKLDHFMWSRSGEVEVLSKLNAFQEPVDSSEISGLLHQLKKSLPVFTWVGFLDNKGNVLSSTDHILQGTNVSQRPVFQEGLKGTFTGDVHDAVLLSKLLPNPTGEALQFVDVSVPVIDKQGRTSGVLAAHLSWEWSREVEASIVTPLKERLKGVEVFVVSRKDDTILLGPEALVGKRMPQEVLQKARSGNSSWIIEQERNQDSYLTGYAYGDGYLNYPGLGWSVIIRQPADIAFASVHQLERFILISGLITAVVFAVIGWLLAGWISRPLRNITRTADLLSSGADVEIPSSTRFKDVAILSASLRNLVNNLTKTENKLSYMSDMALHDKLTGLPNRAALDEFLAHAVSKTKQSRTTLSFLYLDLDGFKKINDTCGHAIGDALLQEVAFRLVDCTRDNEIVVRLGGDEFVIILNTSAGKPMKEAEIVASRIISKINLPIVIRGENLHVGCSVGAAVWTPDGGSDIVETLRLADEALYISKRSGKNRITFEAAS; from the coding sequence ATGTCTTTAAATCTGCGTACGTTATTTGCAACGGCTTTTGCGGTCATTATTATCCTATTAACGGCGTTGCTCAGCTATGTTATCGGCCACCGGTCTACTCAGTCCGTAGAGATCAGCATTGGCAGCTCTCTGGCAGAAGAAGCCTACCAAATGTCTGAGAAGCTTGATCATTTCATGTGGTCACGTTCCGGAGAAGTCGAGGTACTCAGCAAGCTTAATGCGTTTCAGGAGCCGGTTGACTCCTCAGAGATCAGCGGATTGCTTCATCAGCTGAAGAAGAGTCTGCCGGTGTTCACCTGGGTGGGTTTCCTCGATAATAAAGGGAATGTCCTTTCTTCCACAGATCATATTCTCCAGGGTACGAATGTTAGCCAGAGGCCGGTGTTTCAGGAAGGCCTGAAGGGGACCTTTACCGGTGATGTCCATGATGCGGTGCTGCTCTCCAAGCTGCTTCCCAATCCTACCGGCGAAGCCTTACAGTTTGTGGATGTTAGCGTGCCGGTTATTGACAAGCAAGGCCGGACAAGCGGTGTACTGGCCGCACACCTCAGCTGGGAGTGGTCGCGTGAAGTCGAGGCTTCCATTGTGACTCCGCTTAAGGAGCGCCTGAAGGGCGTGGAAGTGTTTGTAGTCAGCAGGAAAGATGACACAATCCTTCTGGGTCCTGAAGCGCTTGTCGGCAAAAGAATGCCGCAAGAAGTGCTGCAAAAAGCCCGTAGCGGAAATAGCTCATGGATTATTGAACAGGAGCGGAATCAGGACTCCTATCTGACCGGCTACGCATACGGAGACGGCTATCTGAATTACCCCGGGCTGGGCTGGTCGGTTATTATCCGCCAGCCTGCGGATATTGCTTTTGCCTCGGTGCATCAGCTTGAGCGCTTCATTCTGATCAGCGGACTGATCACCGCAGTTGTCTTCGCGGTTATCGGATGGCTGCTGGCCGGATGGATCAGCCGTCCACTGAGGAACATTACCCGTACAGCCGACCTGCTCAGCTCCGGCGCTGATGTGGAGATTCCATCTTCGACCCGGTTCAAAGATGTAGCGATTCTGTCTGCGTCACTGCGCAACCTGGTGAATAATCTGACCAAAACAGAGAACAAGCTGAGCTATATGTCGGATATGGCGCTGCATGACAAGCTTACGGGCTTGCCCAACCGGGCAGCACTGGATGAATTTCTGGCCCATGCGGTCAGCAAAACCAAGCAGAGCCGCACAACGCTTAGTTTCTTATACCTTGATCTGGACGGCTTCAAAAAAATAAATGATACCTGCGGCCATGCAATCGGCGACGCTTTGCTGCAGGAGGTAGCCTTCAGACTGGTGGATTGTACACGTGATAATGAAATCGTAGTCCGGCTGGGCGGCGATGAGTTCGTCATTATTCTTAATACTTCTGCCGGTAAACCTATGAAGGAGGCAGAAATTGTGGCTTCACGGATTATCAGTAAAATCAATTTGCCTATTGTGATCAGAGGTGAGAATCTGCATGTCGGCTGTAGTGTAGGCGCGGCAGTATGGACACCGGACGGGGGCAGCGACATCGTTGAAACCCTGCGGCTGGCGGATGAAGCGTTATACATTTCCAAGCGGAGCGGAAAGAACCGGATTACCTTCGAAGCGGCTTCTTAA